One segment of Cololabis saira isolate AMF1-May2022 chromosome 9, fColSai1.1, whole genome shotgun sequence DNA contains the following:
- the LOC133450893 gene encoding beta-crystallin B3-like, with amino-acid sequence MSEQQSAPEQLAAGKSQGGAGATYKVMAFEFENFQGCKTEFSAECKDVTEKGLEKVGSLIVESGPWVGYDRHGFTGEQFVLEKGEYPRWDTWTNSQSSYSLLSLRPLKVDSAEHKLHLFENPGFTGRKMEIVDDDVPSLWGHGFQDRVASVKALNGTWVGYMYPGYRGRQFIFERGDFKHWNDWEAPAPQIQSVRRVRDMQWHKRGCFIVPDPAPAPAPAPGPDPDPAPVPPAPPAAAGAS; translated from the exons ATGTCGGAGCAGCAGAGCGCCCCGGAGCAGTTGGCTGCCGGGAAGAGCCAGGGTGGAGCCGGAGCCACGTATAAG GTTATGGCTTTTGAGTTTGAAAACTTCCAGGGCTGCAAGACGGAGTTTTCCGCAGAGTGCAAAGATGTGACGGAGAAGGGACTGGAGAAGGTCGGCTCTTTGATCGTCGAGTCGGGGCC CTGGGTGGGCTACGACCGCCACGGGTTCACGGGGGAGCAGTTTGTTCTGGAGAAGGGCGAGTACCCGCGCTGGGACACCTGGACCAACAGTCAGAGCAGCTACTCCCTCTTGTCTCTAAGACCACTCAAAGTG GACAGTGCCGAGCACAAGCTACACCTGTTTGAGAACCCAGGGTTTACCGGCAGAAAGATGGAGATCGTTGATGATGACGTGCCAAGTTTGTGGGGCCATGGTTTTCAGGACCGCGTAGCGAGTGTAAAAGCCCTTAATGGAAC GTGGGTCGGCTACATGTACCCGGGCTACAGGGGTCGCCAGTTTATCTTCGAGCGAGGAGATTTCAAGCATTGGAACGACTGGGAGGCCCCGGCTCCCCAGATCCAATCTGTCCGACGTGTGCGGGACATGCAGTGGCACAAGAGGGGCTGTTTCATCGTCCCCGACCCCGCTCCCGCTCCCGCCCCCGCCCCCGGCCCAGACCCCGACCCCGCCCCGGTTCCTCCCGCTCCTCCCGCTGCCGCCGGAGCCAGCTGA